A single genomic interval of Megalobrama amblycephala isolate DHTTF-2021 linkage group LG17, ASM1881202v1, whole genome shotgun sequence harbors:
- the LOC125250575 gene encoding corticoliberin-2: protein MKLHVLLAAVTLGVHVSLSESAPGHTDTQLPFLMRLGEEYFFRMDNTAHSPRAPDRRSPSRTEALQLQLTQRLLGGKVGSVGNEIMNSFLERERRSEDPPISLDLTFHLLREVLQMARAEQLAQRASNNRKIMDDLGK, encoded by the coding sequence ATGAAGCTGCACGTGCTACTTGCTGCGGTGACTCTCGGTGTCCACGTCTCGCTGTCTGAGTCCGCTCCAGGACACACGGACACTCAGCTGCCTTTTCTGATGCGTTTAGGAGAGGAGTACTTCTTCAGGATGGACAACACCGCTCACAGCCCGCGCGCGCCCGACCGGAGATCCCCGTCACGTACCGAGGCACTTCAGCTGCAGCTCACGCAGCGGCTGTTAGGAGGCAAAGTCGGTAGTGTCGGTAACGAGATCATGAACAGCTTCTTGGAACGCGAGCGCCGGTCTGAGGACCCGCCAATCTCGCTGGATCTGACTTTTCACCTGTTGCGCGAGGTGCTGCAGATGGCGCGAGCCGAACAACTGGCCCAGCGCGCGAGCAACAACCGCAAAATTATGGACGATTTAGggaaataa
- the adhfe1 gene encoding hydroxyacid-oxoacid transhydrogenase, mitochondrial: MAGGERVAHLMRQLASAACRCPAHSQAYSHTYNQVSAGEAHICERKTDYAFEMACSNIRFGAGVTREIGMDLQNMGARNVCLMTDRTLSQLPPVAAVLDSLTKHGVKYKIFEDVRVEPTDKSFKAAIEFAKKGHFDVYVAVGGGSVIDTCKAANLYASHPEAEFLDFVNAPIGKGKPITATLKPLIAVPTTAGTGSETTGVAIFDFEDMKAKTGIANRALKPTLGMVDPLHTLHMPSRVAANSGFDVLCHALESFTALPYNLRSPCPPNPINRPAYQGSNPISDVWARHALKIVAKYLKRAVCDAGDVEARSSMHLASVFAGIGFGNAGVHLCHGMSYPIAGNVKTHRAKGYNVEHPIVPHGLSVVLTSPAVFTFTANMCPERHLEAAQILGTDVRNVKKEDAGRVLADTLRSFLYDLEVEDGLSAIGYTKEDIPSLVKGTIPQERVTKLSPRAHTEEDLTTLFAASMKLY; this comes from the exons ATGGCAGGCGGTGAGAGAGTCGCTCATCTGATGCGCCAGCTCGCGAGCGCGGC ATGCAGATGTCCCGCACATTCTCAAGCGTATTCCCACACTTATAACCAAG TTTCTGCAGGTGAGGCTCATATTTGTGAGCGGAAAACAGACTACGCATTTGAA ATGGCTTGTTCAAATATCAGATTTGGAGCAGGAGTTACCAGAGAAATTGGCATG GATTTGCAGAACATGGGAGCACGTAATGTGTGTCTGATGACAGATAGAACCCTGTCTCAGCTGCCGCCTGTTGCAGCAGTGCTGGACTCACTGACAAAACATGGAGTCAAATATAAGATCTTTGAGGACGTGCGAGTAGAACCAACTGACAAAAG CTTTAAAGCAGCGATTGAGTTTGCCAAAAAAGGACATTTTGATGTGTATGTTGCTGTGGGCGGAGgctctgtgattgacacctgtAAAGCAGCCAATCTCTATGCATCTCATCCAGAGGCAGAATTTCTAGACTTTGTCAATGCACCAATTGGAAAAGGAAAACCCATCACAGCCACACTGAAGCCACTGATTGCTG TTCCTACAACAGCTGGAACGGGGAGTGAAACCACAGGAGTGGCGATCTTTGACTTTGAGGACATGAAGGCCAAAACTG GTATTGCAAATCGAGCCTTAAAGCCTACTTTAGGAATGGTGGATCCCCTACATACTCTTCACATGCCATCCAGAGTGGCAGCTAACAGCGGGTTTGATGTGCTCTg TCATGCATTAGAGTCATTCACTGCATTGCCGTATAACCTGAGAAGTCCCTGCCCACCCAATCCCATTAATCGCCCCGCTTACCAGGGCAGCAATCCAATCAGTGATGTTTGGGCGAGACACGCTCTCAAGATCGTTGCCAAATACTTGAAACG GGCGGTGTGTGATGCGGGAGATGTGGAGGCTCGCTCCAGCATGCACCTGGCCAGTGTGTTTGCAGGAATTGGCTTTGGCAATGCAGGAGTCCATTTATG TCATGGAATGTCATATCCTATTGCCGGGAATGTCAAAACTCACAGGGCTAAAGGCTACAATGTAGAACATCCTATAGTG CCTCATGGACTCTCTGTAGTTCTTACTTCACCCgctgtttttacttttactgcAAACATGTGTCCTGAGCGCCACCTGGAGGCAGCACAAATACTAG GTACTGATGTGAGGAACGTCAAGAAAGAGGATGCTGGCCGTGTGTTGGCGGACACTCTCAGATCGTTTCTGTATGACCTGGAAGTGGAGGATGGCTTGTCTGCAATTGGCTACACCAAAGAGGACATACCATCTTTGGTGAAGGGCACCATCCCTCAG GAGAGGGTAACTAAACTGTCTCCTCGAGCTCACACTGAAGAAGATCTGACCACTCTATTTGCTGCGTCCATGAAGCTCTACTGA
- the LOC125250948 gene encoding uncharacterized protein LOC125250948 translates to MANMVGTVTPFDSQSQSWEEYCEILQHFFEANEITEAAKQKAILLSTVGSQTYSLLRNLLSPVKPGTKTFEELVDLLKEHFNPKPSEIVQRFKFNSRSREEGESVLEYVAVLRKLAHDCNYGEKLTEMLRDRLVCGINDDRIQRRLLAESELTFEKALKIAQALETANKDVKDLQAQRSETSTAMRVHKTSVKQDSQGRACYRCGNLQHLANECRFISEKCHKCGKQGHIMKVCRSTSSIRETTFQGGERRKQVVARGGQRSHYVSREEKSESDEEGIFTVHSLKETEIPKVAPLTITLAVNDFKIPFEVDTGCGVTVINGSNFSKLWEEHKKPELKTCSLKLKTYTGQALPVNCQ, encoded by the exons ATGGCCAATATGGTAGGAACAGTCACACCATTTGATAGTCAGTCGCAGTCTTGGGAAGAGTATTGTGAAATCTTGCAACATTTCTTCGAGGCAAATGAGATTACAGAAGCAGCCAAGCAAAAAGCTATACTGTTAAGCACTGTAGGAAGTCAAACATACAGTCTACTGAGGAATTTATTGAGTCCAGTTAAACCAGGAACAAAGACTTTTGAGGAATTAGTGGATTTACTGAAAGAGCATTTCAATCCAAAACCCAGTGAAATTGTACAACGGTTTAAATTCAATTCAAGATCAAGAGAAGAAGGGGAAAGTGTTCTTGAATATGTGGCAGTATTGAGGAAATTGGCACATGATTGTAATTACGGAGAAAAATTAACAGAGATGCTACGGGATAGACTGGTATGTGGAATAAATGATGACCGTATTCAACGTAGACTGCTGGCAGAATCAGAGTTAACGTTTGAGAAGGCGTTGAAAATAGCGCAAGCATTGGAAACAGCCAATAAAGATGTAAAGGATTTGCAAGCTCAACGTTCAGAAACATCTACTGCAATGAGAGTGCATAAAACCTCAGTAAAACAAGATAGTCAAGGTAGAGCTTGTTACAGATGTGGGAATTTGCAACATTTGGCCAATGAGTGCAGATTTATTTCAGAGAAATGCCACAAATGTGGGAAACAAGGACATATAATGAAAGTATGTAGATCAACAAGTTCCATCAGAGAAACAACATTTCAAGGGGGAGAAAGACGCAAGCAAGTTGTGGCCAGAGGAGGACAGAGATCACATTATGTCAGCAGAGAGGAAAAAAGTGAATCTGATGAAGAAGgtatttttacagtgcacagtTTGAAAGAAACAGAGATTCCTAAGGTCGCTCCTCTGACTATCACATTGGCTGTAAATGATTTCAAGATACCTTTTGAAGTGGATACAGGCTGTGGTGTGACCGTAATTAATGGATCAAATTTTTCCAAATTGTGGGAAGAACATAAAAAGCCAGAATTAAAGACCTGTTCTTTGAAGTTAAAAACTTATACTGGCCAAGCCTTACCAGT GAATTGCCAGTAG